In one Staphylococcus lutrae genomic region, the following are encoded:
- a CDS encoding IDEAL domain-containing protein produces MKNQTDVKKLIVFDPILTIKQLGVEIVIAQALKNQRKQALRRLIDEALINKNERAFLAYTEEYLELEAEDCEQ; encoded by the coding sequence ATGAAAAATCAAACAGACGTAAAAAAACTGATTGTATTTGACCCAATTCTTACGATTAAACAATTAGGCGTGGAAATTGTGATTGCACAAGCATTGAAAAATCAGCGTAAGCAAGCATTACGACGTTTGATTGACGAGGCGTTAATCAATAAAAATGAACGTGCGTTTTTAGCCTATACGGAAGAATATTTAGAGCTGGAGGCAGAGGATTGTGAACAGTAG
- a CDS encoding lipoate--protein ligase → MKFISNLNHTDPALNLAMEEYVLNTVPLDDDSYFLFYINRPSIIIGKNQNTIEEVHQAYVDKHHIDVVRRISGGGAVYHDFGNLNFSFITKDDGQSFHNFKKFTQPIVDVLNDLGVNAELTGRNDIQVGQAKISGNAMVKVKDRMFSHGTLMLNSELDEVQNALRVNPAKIKSKGVKSVRKRVANIQEFLDSPLDIETFKTIILKKLFGEAEVETYTLTEQDWNNIEKLSNEKYRTWEWNYGKNPKYNFEREHKFEKGFVQIKLDVKKGRIAHAKIFGDFFGEGEISELENALIDVLHQKSAIQDALNDYDFYHYFGDIPRDELIDMML, encoded by the coding sequence ATGAAATTCATTAGTAATCTTAACCATACCGATCCCGCTTTAAACTTGGCGATGGAAGAATACGTATTAAATACTGTTCCACTTGATGATGACAGCTATTTTCTATTTTATATCAATCGCCCATCGATCATTATCGGTAAAAACCAAAACACAATTGAAGAAGTGCACCAAGCTTATGTTGACAAACATCACATCGATGTAGTCCGTCGAATCTCTGGAGGCGGTGCTGTTTACCACGATTTCGGAAATTTAAACTTCAGTTTTATTACCAAGGATGATGGTCAAAGCTTTCATAACTTCAAAAAATTCACCCAGCCGATTGTCGACGTGTTAAATGATCTAGGTGTCAATGCTGAGTTAACTGGTCGCAATGACATACAAGTCGGTCAAGCTAAAATTTCAGGTAACGCTATGGTGAAAGTCAAAGATCGGATGTTTAGTCACGGCACCCTGATGTTGAACAGTGAATTAGACGAAGTTCAAAATGCTTTGCGCGTAAATCCCGCTAAAATCAAATCAAAAGGTGTCAAATCTGTTCGTAAACGGGTTGCCAATATCCAAGAATTTTTAGATTCCCCTCTCGACATCGAAACATTTAAAACCATCATTCTAAAAAAATTATTTGGTGAAGCCGAAGTTGAGACTTACACACTGACCGAGCAAGATTGGAATAATATCGAAAAATTAAGTAATGAGAAATATCGCACTTGGGAATGGAATTACGGTAAAAATCCAAAATACAATTTTGAGCGTGAACATAAATTTGAAAAAGGGTTCGTACAAATCAAACTTGATGTCAAAAAAGGCCGTATTGCACACGCCAAAATTTTTGGAGACTTTTTTGGTGAAGGTGAAATCTCTGAACTTGAAAATGCTTTAATTGATGTTTTACACCAAAAAAGCGCAATTCAAGATGCCCTTAACGATTATGATTTTTATCATTATTTCGGTGATATTCCTCGCGATGAATTAATTGACATGATGCTTTAA
- a CDS encoding YkvS family protein: protein MTIAEIGDIVEFHDGIKGKVEKINDNSVIVDLTIMENFSQLDLPEKTVINHKRYKIIEQKG from the coding sequence ATGACAATTGCAGAAATAGGAGATATTGTAGAATTTCATGATGGTATTAAAGGAAAGGTTGAAAAGATTAATGATAACTCCGTGATTGTAGATTTAACAATCATGGAAAATTTCAGTCAGTTGGATTTACCTGAAAAAACAGTCATTAATCATAAGAGATATAAAATTATTGAACAAAAAGGATAA
- a CDS encoding CPBP family glutamic-type intramembrane protease has protein sequence MKKISKPLLWFILSFIVFHILLSLLWGEQEVYWQLYTGIMLIAGISYVFYQRDFASKRLLTSIAIGLATGVALVLVQVIFSWMTSSLTYPSLIKQLSATGVYFKWQVLVTLLFVMPCHELYVRTILQKEMLRLTSKPWLAVFLSAIFSASFFIYLDQWWIVVFIFICQLLLGASYMYTRRIITTTVAQIVAVVILLIFHG, from the coding sequence ATGAAAAAAATCAGCAAACCGCTACTTTGGTTTATACTCAGCTTTATTGTTTTCCACATTCTTCTATCGTTGTTGTGGGGAGAGCAGGAAGTTTATTGGCAACTCTACACAGGTATTATGTTAATCGCAGGGATTAGCTATGTCTTTTATCAAAGAGATTTTGCTTCAAAGCGTTTATTAACATCTATTGCGATTGGATTGGCAACGGGGGTGGCACTCGTACTCGTACAAGTGATTTTTTCTTGGATGACATCAAGTCTCACATATCCTTCACTGATTAAGCAATTATCTGCGACAGGGGTATATTTTAAATGGCAAGTGCTCGTTACATTATTATTTGTCATGCCTTGCCATGAGCTTTATGTACGTACAATTTTGCAAAAGGAAATGCTACGCCTTACTTCGAAACCATGGCTTGCTGTATTTTTGAGTGCGATTTTTTCAGCGTCATTCTTTATTTATTTGGATCAATGGTGGATTGTAGTCTTTATCTTTATTTGCCAGTTGTTGTTGGGGGCGAGTTATATGTATACACGTCGAATCATTACAACAACGGTTGCTCAAATTGTAGCGGTGGTCATTCTATTGATTTTTCATGGTTAA
- a CDS encoding YolD-like family protein has product MQDQTLPKAYQCETDYRKIPRQYLNARIPKGRGIVKWAPFATLPEQFEAIKQFEQQQLKIDRPLLSEDQFIEMNQTLHFKIAKNAYSYIRYWRNGHIHTAQGYIASIDMLNNELLLTNEKRTNQVVIGLNELYAIE; this is encoded by the coding sequence ATGCAAGATCAAACGCTTCCTAAAGCATATCAATGTGAAACAGATTATCGAAAAATTCCTAGGCAGTATCTCAATGCACGCATACCTAAAGGGAGAGGTATCGTCAAATGGGCGCCTTTTGCTACACTACCCGAACAATTTGAAGCCATCAAACAATTCGAACAACAACAACTTAAAATTGACCGCCCTCTCCTAAGTGAAGACCAATTCATCGAAATGAATCAAACCTTACATTTCAAAATTGCTAAAAATGCTTACAGCTACATTCGTTATTGGCGTAATGGACATATCCACACCGCTCAAGGTTATATTGCAAGCATCGATATGTTAAATAATGAACTCCTACTCACCAATGAAAAACGAACAAATCAAGTCGTCATCGGATTAAATGAACTGTACGCAATTGAATAG